One Vigna unguiculata cultivar IT97K-499-35 chromosome 7, ASM411807v1, whole genome shotgun sequence genomic region harbors:
- the LOC114189533 gene encoding protein-tyrosine-phosphatase PTP1, with amino-acid sequence MDGNPTTTSSSAPPPENFNFSPDSPSPITLTADQVSLCTQALNLLKDKLQAPHTITREFAHLQANRITPSEMRRRCTVALDGVNLNKNRYTDVLPFDNNRVVLRSSSDYRPAAQGYINASLVSTSSSGNVSQFIATQGPLPHTYEDFWEMIIQYRCPAIIMLTRLVDNYKMVKCGDYFQAEDGPREVGNISVIGKWVNTTETSLVLRLLEVNHREVEDAPISVLHIQYPEWPDHGVPKDTLAVREILKRLYHLPPNLGPIVVHCSAGIGRTGTYCTIHNTIQRILAGDMSAVDIANTVAVFRAQRIGMVQTQDQYIFCYKAIIDELEDLVSQR; translated from the exons ATGGACGGCAACCCCACCACCACTTCCTCCTCCGCACCACCTCCCGAGAATTTCAATTTCTCGCCCGATAGCCCCTCCCCGATCACCCTCACTGCGGATCAGGTCAGCCTCTGCACCCAAGCCCTCAACCTTTTGAAGGACAAACTCCAGGCTCCTCACACCATCACTCGGGAGTTTGCACACTTGCAG GCAAACAGAATAACGCCGAGTGAGATGAGGAGAAGATGCACCGTCGCTCTTGACGGCGTCAATTTGAACAAAAACAGATACACGGACGTTTTGCCAT TTGACAATAACAGGGTTGTTCTCAGATCGAGTTCGGATTATAGACCTGCGGCACAGGGGTATATCAATGCAAGCTTGGTCTCG ACCTCCTCCTCTGGAAACGTGTCACAGTTTATTGCCACACAAGGTCCACTTCCACATACTTATGAAGATTTCTGGGAGATGATTATTCAATATCGCTGCCCTGCAATTATCATGCTTACAAGGTTGGTGGATAATTATAAG ATGGTAAAGTGTGGAGATTATTTTCAAGCGGAGGATGGACCTCGAGAAGTTGGTAATATTTCTGTTATTGGTAAATGGGTGAACACTACTGAAACTTCATTGGTGCTGCGCCTTTTAGAGGTGAACCATAGAGAG GTAGAAGATGCTCCAATATCTGTTTTGCATATTCAGTATCCCGAATGGCCTGACCACGGAGTTCCCAAAGATACATTAGCTGTGcgtgaaattttgaaaagattatACCATTTACCACCAAACCTTGGTCCAATAGTGGTCCACTGCAG TGCAGGTATTGGTAGAACTGGAACATATTGCACAATTCACAACACAATTCAGAGAATACTTGCTGGTGATATGTCTGCTGTGGATATTGCTAACACAGTAGCTGTGTTCAGGGCCCAGCGTATTGGAATGGTTCAGACCCAG GATCAGTACATTTTCTGCTATAAAGCTATCATAGATGAACTGGAAGACCTTGTATCTCAACGGTAG